The genomic DNA TAAAACCGCAAGCAAATGATTTTTAGGGGGGTCGAATTTTTGAATGTTGGACATAATCTATCCTAGGGACAAGCCATGTTGAGAAAAACAACTACTGGCACTAGGAAGAAGGATTCAAATCTTATTCACAATGTCAAAAGAAATTAATCTAGCCGGGCAAGCCTTCTGGCGTTGCCTATCTGCACAATAACAAAAATTTAGCTAGCAATGGGGCTCCATTATGTCTTTGTAGCGTTAAGTTAGGTACACCTGTTGCTCTAAGCAAAAAATTGGACCTACTAACGATACCTAAAAGCTTAGCCAGTCCTTGTTTCCAGTCTGCTTGAGGGCCTGACAACTCTATAGAGTTAGTCCTACTGGCTTGGCGCAAGTCGAGATGCTGAAAATTTCTGAGTTCAAGTGTACTATTGAGTTAGTGCATTCAGACCTTTGATGGTCTATCGAGGCAACCATGGCCAATTTGCTGCTGATTGAAAGCCCTGGCAAGGTGAAGAAACTGGGGCAAATTTTGGGTTCGGGTTGGGTGATCAAGGCCAGCATGGGCCATGTGCGCGAACTTGCTAATGACGGCGAAGATGCCCTCGGCTTTGACCTAGGGACAGACTCTATTAACTGCCGCTATCAACCTCGTGATGACCGCGCCCAAAAGGTGTTGGCTGATCTGCGCCAGGCGGTCAAAGCCGCCGACTGTGTCTACATCGCCACAGACCCCGATCGCGAAGGCGAAACCATTGGCTGGCATTTGCAGCAGGCGCTCAACCTAAAGCACCCTCGGCGGGTGGTCTACAGCGAAATTACCTCTCAGGCGGTGAGAGCGGCGATCGCCCAGCCCCGCACCCTCAACCAGAGCCTAGTCGCCGCCGGACGCGCCCGCGACTGCCTCGATAAGCTGGTGGGCTACACCGGCAGTCGCCACGTGGTCTGGCCCCTAAACAACGGTGCAAAATCTATGGGTCGGGTGCAGAGCGCTACCCTGCATTTGCTCTGCGTCAGGGAGAGAGCCATTCAGGCCTTTGTCCCCCAAGACTACTGGAGCGTGTGGGTAACCTACGGCGAGGGGTTCAAAGCGTTTTATCGCACCAGCCCTAAGCCGCAGCGGCCACCAGCCAAAGATGCGGAGGATAAGGGCGCTGAGCAGGAGTCTGAGCGGGTGACTTCCCAAGAGCGGGCCGATCAGCTGGTGGCGATCGCCCAAGCCCATTCCCATCACGTTTTGCACATCGAAGGCAAACAGGCCACCCAGGCGCCCCCGCCACCCTTTGTCACCTCCACCTTGCAGCAGGCGGCTGGTTCTAAACTGCACTTCAGCCCCGAGCACACCATGAAGGTGGCCCAAGCGCTCTACGAAAAGGGCCATATCACCTACATGCGTACTGATTCGATCACCCTCTCGGCCCCCTTTTGCGAGTCGGTGCGCCAGTACCTAGAGCAGCACGACCCCACTAACTTGCCCCGTCAAACCACCCGACACCGGGCGGTTAAAGGCTCTCAGGAAGCCCACGAAGCGATTCGCCCCACCGATGTTAATCACCTACCCCAGCACCTCCAGCGAGAGCTCTCTGCCGAACAAGCTCGCCTTTATGAGCTGATTTGGAACCGGGCGGTGGCCTCGCAATGTGCTCCAGCGCGCCTGCGCAAAACTCGCATTGTCACCCAATCGGGCGACGCCTACTGGGAAGCCCGCGGCCAGGTGCTAGAGTTTGCCGGCTACACCCGCTACTGGAACAACCTCAGCGCCGATACAGTGCTGCCTGCCCTAACCCAGGGGCAACCCCTGCAACTCGAACAGGCCCAGGCGGACGCTAAACAGACTCAGCCGCCGCCCCGCTACAGCGAGCCGAAGCTGGTGAAGCTAATGGAGCAAAAAGGGATTGGTCGCCCCAGCACCTACGCCCCGACCATCAAAACCCTCAGGCAGCGGGAGTATGTGGATCTGCTTCAGGGCAAGCTACAGCCCACCGCGTTGGGACTGGAGCTTGATGGAGCCCTGGAGAAGCTCCTGCCGGACCTGATTCAGCCAGAGTTTACGGCCCAGATGGAGACGGCCCTAGATGCGATCGCCACCGGCGACCAGGAGTGGCAGGCCTACCTACTCAACTGGAACCGGAATTATTTTGCCCCGGCGATCGCCCAAGCCAAGTCCCAACTCCTTTCCCTGCCGACCTTTGCCGAGCATCCCCCGGCACCGGGAGGGAAGTCTTCTGAGCGATCGTCAGTCACTAAGGCCAAGCCTGCTAACGGTCAACCGACCAAAACCAAATGCCCCACCTGCGGCGAGGCGATGACCAAACTTCCCTCCCGTTCTAAGAAGATGAAAGCTAAGCACTTTCTCAAATGCTCAGGCCCCGGCTGCGGCACCGTCATGTTTTGGAATGCTAAGGCCAAACGCTATGAGCTGCCCCAAGCCCAGCGCCAGGCTCTCAGTTCAGACCTGTTTACCGACCATCCCTGCCCTGTCTGCGGTGCCCTACTTGAGCGCTACGCCTACACCAAAGACGGGCAGGACAAAGTCATGCTGCGCTGCTCGCTTCTAGAAAATCGCCGTGGCAAGTGTAAGGAAGTTGCCTTCTTTCAGAGCCAAGGGGAGTTTTGGTCGCCCAAATTCGGCACCTTGAAGCTATCGGCCCCTAGTCCTTAGGCGTTTTCTAAAAAGGGCATTACCAGCCAGCCATGCCAACCGTTGATACCTGAGCAATCAAGCAGGTATTAAAGAGGATGGAAGTTGCGTAAAATGGGTTTAACCCAGCTTGTGTCAGAAATAGTTATGTCAGCCTACTTATTTTGCTAGTTCTAAACTCGGCATCTGTTGCATAAATAGCATCGCCTTATTGACCAATTTAGGACCCGCCTTTTCAGGGGAACCGGTATCAAATGGAGGGGCGGGATTGTACTCCAGCAATAGTTGAACAATCTTGGCGGTTTCCTCACCGTAAAGGATACTTGCGATCGTCAAACCAAAATCAATCCCGGCTGTCACACCGCCACCCGTAATTCGATTGCGATCGACCACAACCCGCTCAGTACCTACCTCAACGCCCAATGCAGCGAGCTGCTCGCGAGCGGCCCAGTGAGTGGCCGCCCGATAGCCTTCGAGCAATCCTGCTTTCGCCAAAAGTATCGATCCGCCGCAGACTGAGGTGATAAATTTAGCAGTGCTCCCTTGTTCACGGAGAAATGCTAATATCTCTGGATCGTCTTCTATCGCTAGCATTTCTAGGCCGCCGCCGACACAGATCACATCCAAGCGCGGGCAATTTTCAAACGTAGTATCGGGCAAAACCATCATTCCATCATCGGTTTTTACTGGATCAAGTGTTTTCCAGATCCGATGAATTTTGACACCAGGTAGCCCGCTAAAAACTTGCTGTGGGCCAAGAATATCCAGCGAG from Nodosilinea sp. FACHB-141 includes the following:
- the topA gene encoding type I DNA topoisomerase, producing the protein MANLLLIESPGKVKKLGQILGSGWVIKASMGHVRELANDGEDALGFDLGTDSINCRYQPRDDRAQKVLADLRQAVKAADCVYIATDPDREGETIGWHLQQALNLKHPRRVVYSEITSQAVRAAIAQPRTLNQSLVAAGRARDCLDKLVGYTGSRHVVWPLNNGAKSMGRVQSATLHLLCVRERAIQAFVPQDYWSVWVTYGEGFKAFYRTSPKPQRPPAKDAEDKGAEQESERVTSQERADQLVAIAQAHSHHVLHIEGKQATQAPPPPFVTSTLQQAAGSKLHFSPEHTMKVAQALYEKGHITYMRTDSITLSAPFCESVRQYLEQHDPTNLPRQTTRHRAVKGSQEAHEAIRPTDVNHLPQHLQRELSAEQARLYELIWNRAVASQCAPARLRKTRIVTQSGDAYWEARGQVLEFAGYTRYWNNLSADTVLPALTQGQPLQLEQAQADAKQTQPPPRYSEPKLVKLMEQKGIGRPSTYAPTIKTLRQREYVDLLQGKLQPTALGLELDGALEKLLPDLIQPEFTAQMETALDAIATGDQEWQAYLLNWNRNYFAPAIAQAKSQLLSLPTFAEHPPAPGGKSSERSSVTKAKPANGQPTKTKCPTCGEAMTKLPSRSKKMKAKHFLKCSGPGCGTVMFWNAKAKRYELPQAQRQALSSDLFTDHPCPVCGALLERYAYTKDGQDKVMLRCSLLENRRGKCKEVAFFQSQGEFWSPKFGTLKLSAPSP
- a CDS encoding DJ-1/PfpI family protein; translation: MTNLQNYTIGLVFYPGMTSLDILGPQQVFSGLPGVKIHRIWKTLDPVKTDDGMMVLPDTTFENCPRLDVICVGGGLEMLAIEDDPEILAFLREQGSTAKFITSVCGGSILLAKAGLLEGYRAATHWAAREQLAALGVEVGTERVVVDRNRITGGGVTAGIDFGLTIASILYGEETAKIVQLLLEYNPAPPFDTGSPEKAGPKLVNKAMLFMQQMPSLELAK